One stretch of Armigeres subalbatus isolate Guangzhou_Male chromosome 2, GZ_Asu_2, whole genome shotgun sequence DNA includes these proteins:
- the LOC134208678 gene encoding E3 ubiquitin-protein ligase Bre1 isoform X1 produces the protein MSKRAAEDAAGSGTTPGSGGGAPPPIKKVHFEPHLIGPISTLEEMDIKVLQFQNKKLAQRIEQRVRCEAELRQRIEQLEKRQTQDDAVLNVVNRYWNQLNEDIRVLLQRFDAETADESENKNENEVTTSFLMQLSTWDKEELDDKLANRVQVSKRAVAKIVQVFDRLMQRNEKITRAMHGESDDPDANVPDMDETLRQSYTEVMVENRNLQTQNTLLHEKFHTISLKMSEIQDMLNGKETESAELKNQIDDLQYELEKVRCRNDKLENHLAEAIEKLKAYHQLHGDISSKDENKHSTSSTSSAKGGSMTSVAAQHLEDLQKELEEYKELANNRLQELDKLHVQHREALKEVEKLKMDIRQLPESVIVETTEYKCLQSQFSVLYNESMQIKTLLDESRNQLQTSKNQHLRQIEMMESEELIAQKRVRSDMIQMEDVLSQIRKEYEMLRIEFEQNMAANEQTAPINREMRHLITSLQNHNGQLKGEVQRYKKKYKEVSADNVKLRKELEETTAKLTTLQEQQQAEVKKENEQSLAAAGVKEEPGSCDGQGLVKEEDPNDPTSGIIKSESGEEGDGCDPNGVKKEEIGPDGKPIKSEAPGTPKGDSKERAKSAESDLVRDLRNQLKKALNDQKEMKLLLDMYKGVSKEQRDKVQLMASEKKKCAEIEDLKNQLKKVQESKREDRKKLADEEALRKIKQLEEQKYELQKQVQNQKQPDSAWSSGYRPFVGSHVEEEALLNEMEVTGQAFEDMQEQNSRLIQQLREKDDANFKLMSDRIKANQMHKLLREEKQVLEDQVTTRDSQIEAMHVVLRKLEEKERILQNTVTTIEKELVARQQAMEMHKRKAIESAQSAADLKLHLEKYHAQMKEAQQVVAEKTSSLEAEAYKTKRLQEELAQFKRKAERMKKIEMSGTTIDEVMLEEIREYKETLTCPSCKVKRKDAVLSKCFHVFCYDCLRTRYETRQRKCPKCNCAFGANDYHRLYLST, from the exons ATGTCGAAACGGGCAGCGGAAGATGCTGCCGGGAGTGGAACCACTCCCGGCAGTGGTGGCGGAGCACCTCCTCCGATAAAAAAGGTTCACTTCGAACCGCACCTGATCGGACCCATCTCAACGCTGGAAGAGATGGACATCAAAGTGTTGCAGTTCCAGAACAAGAAGCTGGCCCAGCGCATCGAGCAGCGGGTCCGTTGCGAGGCGGAACTCCGTCAGCGCATCGAACAGCTCGAGAAGCGCCAGACGCAGGATGATGCCGTGCTGAACGTGGTAAATCGATACTGGAACCAACTGAACGAGGACATTCGTGTGCTGCTGCAGCGTTTCGACGCGGAGACAGCCGATGAGTCGGAGAATAAGA ACGAAAACGAGGTGACCACATCTTTCTTGATGCAATTGTCCACTTGGGACAAGGAGGAACTGGACGACAAACTGGCAAATCGAGTTCAAGTTTCCAAGCGAGCCGTAGCCAAGATCGTTCAGGTGTTCGACCGTCTCATGCAGCGTAATGAGAAAATTACTCGCGCGATGCATGGAGAATCGGACGATCCCGATGCAAACGTACCGGACATGGACGAAACGCTGCGCCAGAGCTACACGGAAGTCATGGTGGAGAATCGTAATCTGCAGACACAGAACACTCTACTGCATGAGAAGTTTCATACCATTTCGCTAAAAATGAGCGAAATTCAGGACATGCTTAACGGTAAGGAAACGGAATCGGCTGAGTTGAAAAACCAAATCGATGATCTGCAGTACGAGTTGGAAAAGGTACGCTGCCGAAACGATAAGCTAGAAAACCATCTGGCTGAGGCCATTGAGAAGCTGAAGGCGTACCACCAATTGCACGGCGATATCTCCAGCAAGGACGAGAATAAACATTCTACTTCGTCGACCAGTTCGGCCAAAg GCGGATCGATGACCAGCGTTGCGGCACAACATTTAGAAGACCTGCAGAAAGAGTTGGAGGAGTACAAAGAATTAGCCAACAACCGTCTGCAGGAATTGGACAAACTACACGTACAGCACCGCGAAGCACTGAAAGAAGTGGAAAAGCTCAAGATGGACATCCGTCAGTTGCCGGAATCGGTAATCGTCGAAACGACCGAGTACAAATGTTTGCAGTCGCAATTCTCCGTACTGTACAACGAATCGATGCAGATCAAAACCCTGCTGGACGAGAGCCGGAATCAACTGCAGACGAGCAAGAATCAGCATTTGAGACAGATCGAGATGATGGAAAGCGAGGAGCTAATCGCTCAAAAACGTGTACGTAGCGATATGATTCAGATGGAAGATGTCCTGTCGCAGATCCGCAAGGAGTATGAAATGTTGAGGATTGAGTTCGAACAGAACATGGCTGCAAATGAACAAACGGCCCCCATCAATCGTGAAATGCGTCATCTCATAACTTCCCTGCAGAACCACAACGGTCAGTTGAAGGGAGAAGTCCAACGCTATAAGAAGAAGTACAAAGAAGTTTCGGCTGACAACGTAAAACTAAGGAAGGAACTGGAAGAAACGACAGCCAAGTTGACGACGCTCCAGGAGCAACAACAAGCGGAAGTGAAGAAGGAAAACGAACAATCGTTAGCAGCTGCCGGAGTAAAGGAAGAACCTGGATCATGTGACGGTCAAGGTTTGGTGAAGGAGGAGGATCCAAATGATCCTACTTCAGGAATAATCAAAAGCGAATCCGGTGAAGAAGGGGACGGTTGCGATCCAAATGGTGTGAAAAAGGAAGAGATCGGTCCAGATGGAAAACCGATCAAATCGGAAGCTCCCGGTACGCCGAAGGGAGATAGCAAAGAACGCGCCAAAAGTGCTGAGTCGGACTTGGTTCGCGATTTGAGAAACCAATTGAAGAAAGCTCTGAACGATCAAAAGGAAATGAAACTGCTACTAGATATGTATAAGGGGGTCTCGAAGGAGCAGCGAGACAAAGTACAGTTAATGGCATCTGAGAAAAAGAAGTGCGCCGAAATAGAAGATTTGAAGAATCAATTAAAGAAGGTTCAGGAAAGCAAACGAGAAGATCGAAAGAAGTTGGCCGATGAAGAAGCACTAAGAAAGATAAAGCAACTTGAGGAGCAGAAGTACGAGCTTCAGAAACAGGTTCAAAACCAGAAGCAACCAGACAGTGCATGGAGTAGCGGTTACCGACCGTTCGTTGGATCGCATGTA GAAGAGGAAGCGTTACTAAACGAGATGGAAGTTACTGGGCAAGCGTTCGAGGATATGCAGGAGCAGAACTCGAGGTTAATACAGCAGCTGCGCGAAAAGGACGATGCCAACTTTAAGCTGATGTCTGATCGAATTAAGGCCAACCAGATGCATAAATTGCTCCGTGAGGAAAAGCAAGTGCTGGAGGATCAG GTGACGACCCGCGACAGCCAGATCGAAGCGATGCATGTTGTGCTGCGCAAGCTCGAGGAAAAAGAACGAATCCTGCAGAACACGGTAACCACTATTGAGAAGGAACTGGTCGCTCGCCAGCAAGCGATGGAAATGCACAAACGAAAGGCGATCGAATCCGCCCAATCGGCTGCCGATTTGAAGCTGCATCTCGAAAAGTATCACGCCCAAATGAAGGAAGCCCAGCAGGTGGTGGCCGAAAAGACGAGCTCTCTGGAAGCGGAAGCCTACAAAACCAAACGGCTGCAGGAGGAGCTGGCCCAGTTCAAGCGAAAGGCGGAACGCATGAAGAAGATCGAAATGTCCGGCACGACTATCGACGAGGTTATGCTGGAAGAGATCCGCGAGTACAAGGAAACGCTCACCTGCCCGTCTTGCAAGGTCAAGCGGAAGGATGCCGTGCTGTCCAAGTGTTTCCACGTGTTCTGCTACGATTGTTTGCGAACCCGCTACGAAACCCGGCAGCGCAAGTGCCCCAAGTGCAACTGCGCGTTTGGCGCCAACGATTACCATCGGTTGTATTTGTCCACGTAA
- the LOC134208678 gene encoding E3 ubiquitin-protein ligase Bre1 isoform X2 gives MSKRAAEDAAGSGTTPGSGGGAPPPIKKVHFEPHLIGPISTLEEMDIKVLQFQNKKLAQRIEQRVRCEAELRQRIEQLEKRQTQDDAVLNVVNRYWNQLNEDIRVLLQRFDAETADESENKNENEVTTSFLMQLSTWDKEELDDKLANRVQVSKRAVAKIVQVFDRLMQRNEKITRAMHGESDDPDANVPDMDETLRQSYTEVMVENRNLQTQNTLLHEKFHTISLKMSEIQDMLNGKETESAELKNQIDDLQYELEKVRCRNDKLENHLAEAIEKLKAYHQLHGDISSKDENKHSTSSTSSAKGGSMTSVAAQHLEDLQKELEEYKELANNRLQELDKLHVQHREALKEVEKLKMDIRQLPESVIVETTEYKCLQSQFSVLYNESMQIKTLLDESRNQLQTSKNQHLRQIEMMESEELIAQKRVRSDMIQMEDVLSQIRKEYEMLRIEFEQNMAANEQTAPINREMRHLITSLQNHNGQLKGEVQRYKKKYKEVSADNVKLRKELEETTAKLTTLQEQQQAEVKKENEQSLAAAGVKEEPGSCDGQGLVKEEDPNDPTSGIIKSESGEEGDGCDPNGVKKEEIGPDGKPIKSEAPGTPKGDSKERAKSAESDLVRDLRNQLKKALNDQKEMKLLLDMYKGVSKEQRDKVQLMASEKKKCAEIEDLKNQLKKVQESKREDRKKLADEEALRKIKQLEEQKYELQKQVQNQKQPDSAWSSGYRPFVGSHEEEALLNEMEVTGQAFEDMQEQNSRLIQQLREKDDANFKLMSDRIKANQMHKLLREEKQVLEDQVTTRDSQIEAMHVVLRKLEEKERILQNTVTTIEKELVARQQAMEMHKRKAIESAQSAADLKLHLEKYHAQMKEAQQVVAEKTSSLEAEAYKTKRLQEELAQFKRKAERMKKIEMSGTTIDEVMLEEIREYKETLTCPSCKVKRKDAVLSKCFHVFCYDCLRTRYETRQRKCPKCNCAFGANDYHRLYLST, from the exons ATGTCGAAACGGGCAGCGGAAGATGCTGCCGGGAGTGGAACCACTCCCGGCAGTGGTGGCGGAGCACCTCCTCCGATAAAAAAGGTTCACTTCGAACCGCACCTGATCGGACCCATCTCAACGCTGGAAGAGATGGACATCAAAGTGTTGCAGTTCCAGAACAAGAAGCTGGCCCAGCGCATCGAGCAGCGGGTCCGTTGCGAGGCGGAACTCCGTCAGCGCATCGAACAGCTCGAGAAGCGCCAGACGCAGGATGATGCCGTGCTGAACGTGGTAAATCGATACTGGAACCAACTGAACGAGGACATTCGTGTGCTGCTGCAGCGTTTCGACGCGGAGACAGCCGATGAGTCGGAGAATAAGA ACGAAAACGAGGTGACCACATCTTTCTTGATGCAATTGTCCACTTGGGACAAGGAGGAACTGGACGACAAACTGGCAAATCGAGTTCAAGTTTCCAAGCGAGCCGTAGCCAAGATCGTTCAGGTGTTCGACCGTCTCATGCAGCGTAATGAGAAAATTACTCGCGCGATGCATGGAGAATCGGACGATCCCGATGCAAACGTACCGGACATGGACGAAACGCTGCGCCAGAGCTACACGGAAGTCATGGTGGAGAATCGTAATCTGCAGACACAGAACACTCTACTGCATGAGAAGTTTCATACCATTTCGCTAAAAATGAGCGAAATTCAGGACATGCTTAACGGTAAGGAAACGGAATCGGCTGAGTTGAAAAACCAAATCGATGATCTGCAGTACGAGTTGGAAAAGGTACGCTGCCGAAACGATAAGCTAGAAAACCATCTGGCTGAGGCCATTGAGAAGCTGAAGGCGTACCACCAATTGCACGGCGATATCTCCAGCAAGGACGAGAATAAACATTCTACTTCGTCGACCAGTTCGGCCAAAg GCGGATCGATGACCAGCGTTGCGGCACAACATTTAGAAGACCTGCAGAAAGAGTTGGAGGAGTACAAAGAATTAGCCAACAACCGTCTGCAGGAATTGGACAAACTACACGTACAGCACCGCGAAGCACTGAAAGAAGTGGAAAAGCTCAAGATGGACATCCGTCAGTTGCCGGAATCGGTAATCGTCGAAACGACCGAGTACAAATGTTTGCAGTCGCAATTCTCCGTACTGTACAACGAATCGATGCAGATCAAAACCCTGCTGGACGAGAGCCGGAATCAACTGCAGACGAGCAAGAATCAGCATTTGAGACAGATCGAGATGATGGAAAGCGAGGAGCTAATCGCTCAAAAACGTGTACGTAGCGATATGATTCAGATGGAAGATGTCCTGTCGCAGATCCGCAAGGAGTATGAAATGTTGAGGATTGAGTTCGAACAGAACATGGCTGCAAATGAACAAACGGCCCCCATCAATCGTGAAATGCGTCATCTCATAACTTCCCTGCAGAACCACAACGGTCAGTTGAAGGGAGAAGTCCAACGCTATAAGAAGAAGTACAAAGAAGTTTCGGCTGACAACGTAAAACTAAGGAAGGAACTGGAAGAAACGACAGCCAAGTTGACGACGCTCCAGGAGCAACAACAAGCGGAAGTGAAGAAGGAAAACGAACAATCGTTAGCAGCTGCCGGAGTAAAGGAAGAACCTGGATCATGTGACGGTCAAGGTTTGGTGAAGGAGGAGGATCCAAATGATCCTACTTCAGGAATAATCAAAAGCGAATCCGGTGAAGAAGGGGACGGTTGCGATCCAAATGGTGTGAAAAAGGAAGAGATCGGTCCAGATGGAAAACCGATCAAATCGGAAGCTCCCGGTACGCCGAAGGGAGATAGCAAAGAACGCGCCAAAAGTGCTGAGTCGGACTTGGTTCGCGATTTGAGAAACCAATTGAAGAAAGCTCTGAACGATCAAAAGGAAATGAAACTGCTACTAGATATGTATAAGGGGGTCTCGAAGGAGCAGCGAGACAAAGTACAGTTAATGGCATCTGAGAAAAAGAAGTGCGCCGAAATAGAAGATTTGAAGAATCAATTAAAGAAGGTTCAGGAAAGCAAACGAGAAGATCGAAAGAAGTTGGCCGATGAAGAAGCACTAAGAAAGATAAAGCAACTTGAGGAGCAGAAGTACGAGCTTCAGAAACAGGTTCAAAACCAGAAGCAACCAGACAGTGCATGGAGTAGCGGTTACCGACCGTTCGTTGGATCGCAT GAAGAGGAAGCGTTACTAAACGAGATGGAAGTTACTGGGCAAGCGTTCGAGGATATGCAGGAGCAGAACTCGAGGTTAATACAGCAGCTGCGCGAAAAGGACGATGCCAACTTTAAGCTGATGTCTGATCGAATTAAGGCCAACCAGATGCATAAATTGCTCCGTGAGGAAAAGCAAGTGCTGGAGGATCAG GTGACGACCCGCGACAGCCAGATCGAAGCGATGCATGTTGTGCTGCGCAAGCTCGAGGAAAAAGAACGAATCCTGCAGAACACGGTAACCACTATTGAGAAGGAACTGGTCGCTCGCCAGCAAGCGATGGAAATGCACAAACGAAAGGCGATCGAATCCGCCCAATCGGCTGCCGATTTGAAGCTGCATCTCGAAAAGTATCACGCCCAAATGAAGGAAGCCCAGCAGGTGGTGGCCGAAAAGACGAGCTCTCTGGAAGCGGAAGCCTACAAAACCAAACGGCTGCAGGAGGAGCTGGCCCAGTTCAAGCGAAAGGCGGAACGCATGAAGAAGATCGAAATGTCCGGCACGACTATCGACGAGGTTATGCTGGAAGAGATCCGCGAGTACAAGGAAACGCTCACCTGCCCGTCTTGCAAGGTCAAGCGGAAGGATGCCGTGCTGTCCAAGTGTTTCCACGTGTTCTGCTACGATTGTTTGCGAACCCGCTACGAAACCCGGCAGCGCAAGTGCCCCAAGTGCAACTGCGCGTTTGGCGCCAACGATTACCATCGGTTGTATTTGTCCACGTAA
- the LOC134214802 gene encoding uncharacterized protein LOC134214802, with protein sequence MAEGGGGGGLPPDKDRDKRSMNGNGGNKMAEEEPRESCLYTSRDAAPYRVFIEIIDSTQRINKFSVGSMLRKIEKYRNQITELKGDKHQNNYVKKNLTYVEARELVAPIEMQNKYDVLANISEFPTLPNTFAKMTAGKYSIRNNQQSQQRNYNVNNKQDEATSGSLKKAANESTVAAKKMKLDNERQQHIRDRNADSTSQGAGLNNPIAVSEKEKWDHIIKKANADALETANRNVRGELANFYTALLQCTGVTEELQEKIKECSKKFLNLDSIIA encoded by the exons ATGGCGGAAGGAGGTGGAGGAGGCGGTTTGCCTCCGGACAAAGACAGAGATAAAAGAAGCATGAACGGAAATGGCGGAAACAAAATGGCGGAAGAAGAACCACGTGAATCATGTCTGTACACGTCTAGGGATGCAGCACCGTACCGCGTGTTCATCGAAATAATCGACAGTACGCAACGCATCAACAAATTTTCTGTAGGATCAATGTTGCGAAAAATCGAAAAGTACCGAAACCAGATCACGGAGTTAAA AGGAGATAAGcatcaaaacaattatgtcaaGAAGAACTTAACATACGTGGAAGCTAGAGAGCTGGTGGCTCCGATCGAAATGCAAAATAAGTACGATGTCTTGGCTAACATTTCAGAATTTCCAACGCTACCAAACACGTTCGCGAaaatgaccgctggaaaatacTCCATCCGAAATAACCAGCAATCCCAGCAGAGGAACTACAACGTCAACAACAAACAGGATGAAGCAACGTCAGGTAGTCTCAAGAAAGCGGCTAACGAATCGACTGTAgcagcaaaaaaaatgaaactcgACAATGAACGACAGCAGCACATCAGAGATCGCAATGCGGATTCAACATCACAAGGAGCTGGTCTGAACAATCCTATCGCCGTGAGcgaaaaggaaaaatgggaccaCATCATCAAGAAAGCAAATGCTGACGCACTGGAAACAGCTAATCGCAACGTCCGGGGCGAACTCGCGAACTTCTACACGGCTTTGCTTCAATGCACCGGGGTCACGGAGGAACTACAGGAAAAAATTAAAGAATGttctaagaaatttctaaatctAGATAGTATCATAGCATAA
- the LOC134208679 gene encoding tektin-1, which translates to MSHRRCDEISNQNLVIFGPGRPKYTPRDWDLNNRTKNAFSLNQQTLAERIVCESERLIDETKFTTELNKNESDFRLKERIEDIRFRLDELKKQKKDAHIEEEALKVYKQRTLDAINTLREIAVPICQKCFIMREMRQGVDLVLDDVDRELRRELSVINGAIELLHKLMEQGIEQLRQLRAAIYLLDRDLSNKEKSIQIDEKNVELRHNQMGMKVYDGLVPLDPYNNTDPEWIEVTNTNIENTAKEINSAQTLRSYIDQVLKQAAEDIRHQVGRTNAAYCKRIAEVRYTKTKLENVHKETVHQVNELTRTVTKLEKEIAEKEGYVALAQVRMANRAHRPGIELCKDNVYNSLKKELAALRETVAKLDQMLVQSRSTLRYLLNTQVMQEEEINLKTNSLKIDEVDCMTLRESLNFQNF; encoded by the exons ATGTCCCATCGTCGATGTGATGAGATTAGCAATCAAAATCTGGTCATTTTTGGACCAGGCCGACCCAAGTATACGCCACGTGATTGGGATTTGAACAATCGTACGAAGAACGCGTTTTCCCTCAACCAGCAAACGCTAGCCGAACGAATCGTATG TGAAAGTGAGCGACTGATTGACGAAACAAAATTCACCACCGAGCTGAACAAAAATGAGTCGGACTTTCGGTTGAAGGAACGTATCGAAGATATCCGTTTCCGTCTGGATGAGCTGAAGAAGCAGAAGAAAGACGCCCACATCGAAGAGGAGGCTCTTAAAGTGTACAAGCAGCGTACGCTGGATGCGATCAATACTTTGCGGGAGATTGCCGTACCAATATGCCAAAAGTGTTTCATCATGCGAGAGATGCGCCAGGGGGTGGATCTGGTCCTGGACGATGTCGATAGGGAACTGCGCAGGGAGCTGAGTGTGATAAATGGGGCCATCGAGTTGTTACATAAGCTGATGGAGCAAGGAATTGAACAGTTGCGCCAATTGAGGGCAGCCATCTACTTGTTAGATAGAGATTTGTCCAATAAGGAGAAATCGATACAGATTGATGAGAAAAATGTCGAACTGCGACATAATCAAATGGGCATGAAAGTATATGACGGATTGGTTCCATTGGATCCTTA TAATAATACCGATCCGGAGTGGATCGAGGTCACCAACACCAATATCGAGAATACCGCTAAGGAAATCAACTCGGCTCAAACGTTGCGGTCTTATATCGATCAGGTGCTTAAACAAGCCGCCGAAGACATCCGTCACCAGGTGGGTCGTACAAATGCGGCCTATTGTAAACGAATCGCTGAGGTTCGCTACACTAAAACAAAACTGGAGAACGTCCACAAAGAAACCGTCCACCAGGTCAACGAGCTTACGCGCACAGTGACAAAGTTGGAGAAAGAGATTGCCGAAAAGGAGGGATATGTAGCGCTCGCCCAGGTCCGAATGGCAAACCGAGCCCACAGGCCCGGCATAGAGCTCTGCAAAGATAACGTCTACAATAGTTTGAAAAAGGAGTTGGCTGCATTGCGAGAAACAGTGGCCAAGTTGGATCAGATGTTGGTACAGTCGAGATCAACACTCAGATATCTGTTGAACACACAAGTGATGCAGGAAGAGGAAATCAATTTGAAGactaattctttgaaaattgacgAAGTAGACTGCATGACTCTGCGGGAGAGTCTgaactttcaaaatttttag